The genomic DNA TTTTATAGATAGGGAAATCAACACAGAAGCTATGTAACTTGTCTAGGGTCACAGAACTATTAAGGGGCACAGTGATGGTTTGAACCCATTTGGTCTGGGTCCAAACCTGGACTTAGCCACCCAACCATACTCTCTTTCTAATCAGAATTGTCTTTCCTATCCCAGGCTAACTCCCATACACCCCATTTTAGTACTGGGGGACTCATCACCTGCAGTTGACCTAGGACCTTTAGGTCAAGTCCTCGTTGACTTAGGGTCTATGTATAGCAGGGATCTGCAAATGTTTTATGTAAAGGACCAAACgggaaatattttaggatttggaAGTCAGGAGGTCtttggtgtgtgcgtgtgtgtgcgtgtttccAACCTTTTGCAAAACCCATTCTTagctcagccgtaaaaaagagtGGAATTCAACCCTGAGGCTGCAGTTTGCCAACCCCTAATGCACAGACTTGGTAGGGAAGGTCCAGCAACCACTTTAAACTGAGTGCAAAATAATGTGCATGGttcctgcatttctctaattcaCCAAATTAACAAAAGGGGTTagtgaccacacacacacacacacacacacacacacacacacacacacacacacacacacacaaaaggttaAAAACCACTGCCCTGGAAAAAGGCATGTAAGGAATCAGcgttaaagaaaaggaaattatatgtaaaaataccTTTCGACCACTTTGTACCTCATACTTCCTTATTAACCTGTTGATGGGTCTCTAaatcagaaagaattcagtggaCTTGGGTACATCCTCTTTCCTCCAGGTCTGTAGATACAATAAAGTGAAAAGGACTGGGAAGCTCAGATCTAAACCTCCCTGTGCCCTAGTCCTATGAGATCATGACTAGGGTCTGTCTATCTGTCTTTCAGCCAACAACTACATGGAATCTAAGTGTCAGGCTGTCATCCAAGAACTGCGTAAGTGTTGTGCTCGATATCCCAAGGGAAGATCTCTCGTCTGTTCAGGatttgagaaagaagaggaagagaagctgACGCTGAAGCCCACATGACAGTAAAGTTCTGCTGAGAAGCAAACTGCTGCCCCACATTGCCACCACGCGGGTTTTATCTATCCTCCTGACTCTTTCTTCAGGCCAGGTAGCAGCAAATATCAAATGAAAAAGTCAACTATAAAAGTTAATATGCCATCTATGcagaacaaatataaatatattaaacaaataagtAGAATGTGATAAAACTGAGCTGCTAAAATAAACCTTTTAAGTGAAACTTTTTGGTTTGGTATATGTGATATGTTGACTTATTGTTACCGAAGTCAGATTTGGCTGCttgccactcaaaagccaatagtggagaggcaagtgtcagtggaaaaggtgctttaatcagaaaacCTGGcattctggggagaaggtgggttTGTGTCCAGAGACCAACcccaaagattctgctcagccatgacagtttttttggttttattaaaaaatttatttatttttggctgcgttgcggcgagcgggggctactcctcgttgcggtgcgcgggcttctcattgcggtggcttctcttgttgtggagcacgggctctaggcacaggggctcaggagttgcggcatgtgggctcagtagttgtggcttgcggactctatagcacaggctcagcagttgtggcacatgggcttagttgctccgtggcatgtgggatcttccccgagcagggctcaaacctgtgtcccctgcattggcaggcagattcttaaccactgccccaccagggaagccccaccatgacagtttttaaagggaaaaagggggtaagaatctcagtgaatcgtCAAGGAAGGAGGTTGGATTCTGCATCATTCTCCTTTGCATGCAGACTGGCTGACTTTCTTCAGATGTTTTCTTGCCCATGTGATCTGCGTGCAGGATTGCTTAGGGGGGCTATTGGGGGTAGAGAGCTAACTACTTctatctaggaaaagaatcaacaggttagacaaggcatggtgtgcattcaggagagtataagtcaggagttaggttaaaCTGCCTGGTGATCTCATTCCTATAACTAGGTTCTTTTAAGGTTACaggggaacagaaatgggcaaacaggaaaggggtaaaagagctgctttcattataacaaaatatatatttggtttttgtcTCCATTCCTGGCACTGTGGTCCTACTAcgcttggaatttcctaagtgataagtgCAATAAAGGTGGCTTCTGTTATGTTAATGAGACTTTTGAAAGTCCCTAGGTAACCttaggatgggggctggttgccaggggaacggCCTTGCagggttagagggttagaactttcagtTCCCACCCCCACCATGaccccaggggaggggagaggggcgaGAGGCTGGAGAATATTGGAGTTCAATCACCAacggccagtgatttaatcaattgtGACTTGTCAAAGGAtcacagaaaaataacagaaagccAATGAATCATCAAAGTAGTAATTAGTGAAAGTTTATCGTGCACACACCAAAAAGAGTTTGTGAACACAGAGCACTCAGACCAACACGTGGAATGAggccgggtggggggggggcactgTTATAAAGCAGCTTACACAGCATGAGGGCAGTGACTGCTTATTCTTCACAGTGATTGGTTATAATATTAGAATTTTCTTAAATGGTTGGGAATTGGTCAGTGGCTAACCTCATATCAGCCTTAGGAAACAGTTTAGCTTATGCTTTCCGGAAGCATAAGCGAGAAATGACCCAGGTCAGGTTAGTCTCCTAAAATAAGCTCAATTAAGCCTTGCTTGCGTGACTAAACTGGTTTTGTCTGTTCATGGAGTTTTCAAGGCTGgtctcagttttttattttttatttttttaaattttattggagtatagttcatttacaatgttaattactgctgtacagcaaagtgattcagttatacatgtatatattctttttcatattcttttcattatggtttatcacaggatattgaatatagttccctgtgctatacagtaattagggccttgttgtttatccattctatatataatactttgcatctactaatcccaaactcccaatccttccttcccccacttctcccccttggcaaccacaagtctgttctctatgtctgtgagtctgtttcgtagatatgctcatttgtgtcatattttagattccacatataagtgatatcatatggtatttgtctttctctttctgacttacttcacttagtatgataatctctaggtccatccatgttgctgcacatgacaaaatttccttcttttatatggctgagtagtattctgttacatatatgtaccacatcttctttatccattcatctgtcagtggacatttaggttgcttccatgtcttggctattgtaaacagtgctgctgggaacataggggtgcatgtatctttttgaattagagttttctccggatatatgcccaggagtgggatcgctggatcatatggtagctctacttttagtttttttgaggaacttccatactggctgcaccaatttacattcccaccaacagtgtaggagggttcccttttctccacaccctctccagcatttgttatttgtagcctttttttttttttttttggctgcactttgCGGCTTGCAGGgtgttagttccccaaccagggatcaaacctatgccctcagcagtgaaagctcggagtcctaaccactggaacgccgGGGATTTCCctgctatttgtagactttttaatgatggtcattctgaccagtgtgagctggtacctcattgtagttttgatttgcatttttctaataattagcggtgttgagcatcttttcatgtgcctattggccatttatgtcttctttggagaaatgtctatttagatcttctgtccatttttcgattgggttcgtttttttttgttattgagttgcatgagctgtttgtatattttggaaattaagcccttgtcagtcgcatcatttgcaaatatttttctcagtccaaaggttgtatttcattttgtttatggtttcctttgctgtacaaaagcttataagtttgattaggtcccatttgtttatttttgcttttatttctattgccttgggagactaacctaagaaaacattggtacaatttatgtcagaatgttttgcctatgatctcttctaggagttttatggtatcatgtcttatgtttaagtctttaagccattttgagtttatttttgtgtatggtgtgaaggtgtgttctaacttcattcatttacatgcagctgtccagctttcccaaaaccacttgctgaagagactgtctttttcccattgtatattcttgcctcctttgccaaagattaattgactgtaggtatgtttgttcatttatggggtctctgttctgttccattgatccatatgtctgttttgtgccaataccacactgttttgattactgtagctttgtagtattgtctgaagtctggagggttatgcctcctgctttgttctttttcctcaggattgctttgacaattctgggtcttttgtgcttccgtataaattttaggattatttgttctagttctgtgaaaaatgtaatgggcaatttgatagggatcacgttaaatctatagattgcttcaGGTAGTATggccactttaacaatattaattcttcccatccaagagtatgggatatctttccatttctttggatcatcttcaatttcctttattaatgttttgtagttctcagcatatgtctttcacctccttggtcaggtttattcctaagtattgttttttgatgtaattttaaaatggattgtttgtttacattccctttctgatatttcattgttagtgttaaGAAATGcagtcaatttcttttttttttccccgctccctcctccacccctctgcccctgcaaccaatttctgtatgttaatcttgtatcctgctaccttgctgaattcattgattagttctagtagtttttgtgtggagtctttagggttttctatatatggtatcatgtcatctgcatataatgacagttttacctcttccctaccaatttgaataacttctatttatttttttcttgtctggttgctgtggctaggacttccaatactatgttgaagagaagtaAGAGTGggcttccttgtcttgttccagattttaatgggaaggctttcagcttttcaccattgagtattggATTggctgtgtgtgggtttgtcataaatagcttttcttatgttgagatatgttccctctatacccactttggtaagagttttaaTCATGAACGGATGTAGAATTTTACTgcatgttttttctgcatctattgagatgattatggggtttttttcttttgttgatgtggtgtatcacattgattgatttgcacatatcaGACCATCCTTGTGACTGTGGGATGAATCCAACTCGGTCGTGGTGTATgctcttttttatgtgttgttggattcagtttgctaatattctgttgagaatttttgcatctatattcatcagagatattggcctgtaattttcttttctggtagtgtctttgtctagtttcagtatcagggtaatggtggcttcatagaatgtctttgcaagtgttccttcctcttcagtcttttggaagaatttgaaaaggatcagtataagttcttctttgtatgttttgtagaatttgcctgtgaagccatctggccctggacttctgtttgtagggagttgggatttttgtttgtttgttttattacagattctatttcacttctagtgattggtctgttcaaattatctgtttcttcttgattccgTTTTtttgggctgtatgtttctagaaaattgtccatttcttctgggttgtcaaatttgttggcatataattgttcatagtatacccttatggttttttgtatttctgagttatgagttgtgatttctcctctttcatttcttattttgtttgagTCTTCTGTCTtgtcttcttggtgagcctggccagaggtttgtcaattttctttaccttttcaaagaaccagctcttggttttattgatttttttctattgttttttaaatctctgttttatttatttcctctctgatctttagtaaatccttccttctgctgactttaggttttgtttgttctttttctgattttttttaggttgtgggttaggttgtttgtttgagatttttcttgtttcttaaaggcctgtattgctgtgaacttccccctaagaactgcttttgctgcatcccatagattttgtatggttgtgttttcatagtcatttgccttaaggtattttttaatttcttctttgatttcattgttgacccattggttttttagtagcatgttgtttagtctccatgtaattgtttttttctcgtttctttttctgtggttgatttctagtttcatgctgttgtggtcagaaaagatacttgaaatattttctatattcttaaatttgttgaggcttgttttgtgccctagtatgtagtcaatcctagagaatgttccatgtgcacttgaaaagaatgtgtagtcTGCTTTTTTTGGacgtaatgtcctgaaaatattaaGTCTGTtctgttgtatcatttaggatctctcttgccttattgatttttctgtctcaaAGATCTGTCAcagatgtgagtggggtgttaaagtctcctactattattgtatacccatcaatttctccctttatgtctgctagtatttgctttatgtatctgggtgctcctatattgggtgcatatatgttaatgagtgtaatatcctgTTCTTCTGTTGatccttttataattatatagtGTCTTTCCTTATCTTTCGTCGTGGGCTTTTGAGTgatcctatattgggtgcatacatgagtttttattttaacactgtgtaatgaagcctccataaaaacccaaaaggatggggttcagagagcttccaggttggtgaaccagAATGCATCCACATGTCAGGAGTGGATACACCCCAGTTCCATGGGGACAGAAACTCCTGTGTGTCAGGCCCTGCTGGACCTCACCCTGCGCacttcttcatctggctgttgtccatctatatcctttataatatcctatataataaactggtaaacatttAAGTGAATGTTCctctgagttctatgagctgcACTAGTAAATCAGTTGAACCCAAGGAGGTGTCGTTGGGAAACTCAGATTTaaagccagttggtcagaagcacaggtaacaacctggacttggaACAGGTGTCTGAACAAGTGggtgcagtctttttttttttttttgtaaaattcaACCTTTCCTCAAATTGCCACTTTTGGATGATTTCTGTATTGACCAACTTTACCCACACAACAAATAACCTCACATCTCAGTGACTTACAGAAACaaacagtaatttattttttaaaaaatatttatttatttatttggctgcatcgggtcttagttgcagcatgagggatcttcgttgcggcacgcaggctctagagcgcacaaaGTCATTAGTTGAGGCCTGCGGGCTCTCTAGATGTGGTGCACGAGCTCTggagcgtgcaggctcagtagttgcagcacacggtcTTAGTTCccccagggatcgaatctgcatcccttgcattggaaggcgggttcttaaccactggaccaccagggaagtcccaagtgggtgcagtcttgtgggactgagcccttcacctGTGTGACCCAGTCAGTGTCCAATAATTTGGAGCAAAGTGTCCTTCCAGATGCCAGTAAGAATATTTCTTTCCACTTTTGCATCCCCCACCATAGTGTGTAGCTCAGAAGCCACTTAATATTTGTTCAGTGAGTGGCAGGAAAGGCATAGAAATGATTCTTGGAATGTTTAATGACTCTTAATTTATCATCAGGAGAGAACTGGGGAAACAAATTCTTTGGAAGTTAGGCAGCAACAGAACTAGAATTCTTAAGTGGTTTATCTACACTTTATAGCCTCATAATCAAAACCTATTCCAGTAGATCCTGATGGTGCTAACACAAGGCTGCTGAAGCTGTGTGACTTCACATAGTGGTTGAGGGGGGACAGTATCGAAGGGGCCATTTGGTTTCCTCAAATAGGTGCTAGAACCACCATCACTCTACCCTCCcccacaaataaagaaaaaagatgagttCTTAAGCAAGAGCTGAAACAAATTCTGATGGGTCCTTGTCTCAGTCCATTCGGCTTGCTATGACAAAAAGATCATAGACcaggtggcttcaacaacagacatttatttctcaaagttctggaggcagcaagtccaagattaaggtgctggcggattcagtgtctggtgagggccctcttcctggttcataaatggctgtcttcttgccatgtcctcacatggaagaagggacaagggagctctctggggtctattttatgaggccactaatcccattcacgaaGGGATCAGTGCCCTCATAAAACAGACTCATGACTTCATCACctccaaagaccccacctccaaataccatcaccttaggggttaggatttcaacatgaaaTTTGAGGAaccacattcagtccataacagggaggatccctccttccctctgccagCATGCTAGAGAGAAGCTACATTGCTGTGAACAAACTAAGATAGTCCCTGATATTCAAATACCATTACTGTTTTGGGACCACGTGTTCTTTAACGCAGCATTTCTAGGAATTGCTGTAACAGGTGGAAAAAAGGCTTGCCTGGTAAGGTAAGTCTGGGAATGCTAGGTTACACAGAAGTAAACAGGTTTCTTTCCTGTGAAGACTTCAAAGCTTTTCATATGCTCATGTGAAGTATGATTCTTTGGAAAGGACTACTGTATGCAATACTTGCCAACTTGTACCAGCAAACCCGTTTTGCAGATAGCATCTCTCGGGAGGGGAACATTCTCCAGAGACTTGGAGAAATGCTGCCTTAAGAGATGTTTGGTCCACAAACTAGGGAAAGAGTGCTATATTCTCATAAAATCATTTGAAGTCTTGTGTTAATAGTAGAAAatttaatgaaacattttataactacatttacatcatatacaaatctaaattacatttaaaagtatCAATTGATAGTGGTGTTGGATTCACATTAGCAATCACTACATGATCAAAGAGATTGCTGTCCTGTGCTTtactacaaaattatttttattgagttaaCTACTCAAGTttcagacttttaattttttccccaagtaTACTCCTTTCTTTAGGGCTCCTAAAGCTTCAAACAATTATTCCTGCCTATCTTTAAACTCAGAACTGTCTCAGTTTCATTCAACATCTATTAGCAGACATTGATTTCAATCTACTTCTTCTTAGCTATTACTATGACATACAGGGAAATAAAAGAGACATCAAAGAAGCTTAACACCAACCGTTTTTTATTTATTAGGGACCATGATTAGCACTGAATCTCAGTCTTCAGGGGAGAGCTGGGAAGGTGAGAAATACGATCTCATCCTCCACTTAGAGACTTCTTAAAAGCCTGCTGTAAGTGGGCTCTGAGTGATGCTGTTTCATCACTTGGTTAACTAATGACTGAGACAGACCTCTCCACTGGAAAGGTAGTTTTCCCTTGGTCACGGGAGCTCATTTGTGGGGTGATATGGTGGCACCATATGAACACTCCATTACCCCACAACCTTCTGTCCAAGAGCTTTACATCTACTGATGACAGAAGGCCCTGGTCAGCCATCATGCCACTCATGCATCCACTCCACACAATTCCTATAACATTTAATAAACTAATATTATACTCTGTTCAGTACTTGGAAGGCATCTGAAATTGTATGGCACTTAATTTAAAAGGTATTAAAGGCCTGTTCAGCAGAACTGTGACGTTATTACACCAGCTTCCAAGTCTGTAGTTCAGTGGTTCCCAACCTTAGATGCTCCTCAAACATCTGAGGCTGCCCCGCCGCTACCAGTGCAACCAGAGTCTCCAGGACGGCAGGCAGGCAAGCAAGGATGCAAACCACTGCTCTCAATCATCATAATGGCATTTCTGACCATTTCAAATTCAGGACGGTAGTTTTGGTGTTTCAATAAGCTGACTTTACAGTTTTCTAAAAACGTGAAGAAAGTGCAACACTCAGTTTTCGCTAGAAAAATAGTGCTCTTGAAATTCATGATTCCTTAAGTATCAAATATCAGAGACATAAGCCACACTGTATGATTTCTGGGAAATCAGGTCCAGAATAAGGTATGTTTTCTGCCCAGTTCTCCAAGAGCTCACACTACTATTGTATAAGTGATTAAGAAGCCCCCAGACCTAGAACCATGACAAAGAAATGAAGCTGGTAAGCTGgtggagggagcagagagggcAGCAGTCTAATTTTGCCTGCAGGGTCCAAAACTGGCCCTAAGTAAATTTCCCTGAGAGAAGAAACTAGTGTTTCATCGTGAAACATTAATGATTCTCAGATATTTAAAATCTATCCCTACACCATTTTTTTCAATCAGAAACTTATTACATCTCCCAAACGACACAAAAGTAGGTTTCCAAATAAGAGTTCAACCATTAGTCACGTCCATCTTTCCGGCAAAAGTCAAACAAAAGGATGATGGGGAGAACAT from Lagenorhynchus albirostris chromosome X, mLagAlb1.1, whole genome shotgun sequence includes the following:
- the CMC4 gene encoding cx9C motif-containing protein 4, with amino-acid sequence MPQKDPCRKQACEIQKCLQANNYMESKCQAVIQELRKCCARYPKGRSLVCSGFEKEEEEKLTLKPT